The proteins below are encoded in one region of Ferruginibacter lapsinanis:
- a CDS encoding c-type cytochrome yields the protein MRSYLLLIAILTCFFFSCTDKENKIVSKLLNEDNLQSQFFTIDINRDTVVQTAKGCIIQIPKGSLLSDSNKVRLEIKEALSNTDIVLAGLSTMAGKQALSSGGMIYFDAASGYKVEIKKQLSILVPTKTYNREMKVFKGDTVDGKINWTNPSPLPEDETTKKLDHGKDLFTANCGNCHKVYEELTGPALYGITDKRSKEWIYAFTRHNFFTADSEKEGEGVYKSNEANTPAPENMYKQVQLHDGHPGYLSEEDEAYIYHECQKKKYGAEMTAFPNLSNKDIDVIFSYIKNETDKRPDLKEKLKDNCCDSCIAYYKASARINEIENKRKQLIRENENFFSLNRVIPNLPPAPPDTIPAAPALEQNTKVTPVNTGATYYTINITATGWYNIDILMKDYSNCVPSELMVHLQGNYSIDFNVTLIIPSVKAFINGGKLGDGKGYGFDEADGRIPLPQGANCIVLAFAENDGKIVYGKAVFNAQTKQTINISISAITKDELKKEIMALGLDNVSADITDSKNADKIREADKELKEIERLKPKNCDCGITLASTMQMDMPVKVPTAGNY from the coding sequence ATGAGATCATATTTGCTATTAATTGCCATACTAACCTGTTTCTTTTTTTCCTGCACTGATAAAGAAAATAAGATAGTTTCAAAATTGCTGAACGAGGATAATCTTCAATCGCAATTTTTTACGATAGATATAAACAGAGATACTGTTGTGCAAACAGCAAAAGGTTGCATTATTCAAATACCCAAAGGCAGTTTACTAAGCGACAGCAACAAAGTAAGGCTGGAAATTAAAGAAGCCCTTAGCAATACAGATATTGTATTGGCAGGACTTAGTACCATGGCTGGTAAGCAGGCATTGAGTAGTGGAGGAATGATCTATTTCGATGCAGCTAGCGGATATAAAGTTGAAATAAAAAAACAACTATCTATATTGGTGCCTACAAAAACTTACAATCGTGAGATGAAAGTTTTTAAAGGAGATACTGTAGACGGAAAGATAAACTGGACCAATCCTTCGCCGCTGCCGGAAGATGAAACAACAAAAAAATTGGATCATGGTAAAGATCTGTTTACTGCAAATTGCGGTAATTGCCATAAAGTGTATGAAGAGCTTACGGGGCCTGCGTTGTATGGTATTACAGATAAAAGGAGCAAAGAATGGATCTACGCTTTTACAAGACATAATTTTTTTACCGCTGATTCTGAAAAAGAGGGAGAAGGCGTGTATAAAAGTAATGAGGCAAATACGCCTGCGCCGGAAAATATGTACAAACAAGTACAACTACATGATGGGCATCCGGGATATTTATCTGAAGAAGATGAGGCTTATATCTATCATGAATGTCAGAAGAAAAAATACGGTGCTGAAATGACTGCATTTCCTAATTTATCAAATAAAGATATTGATGTCATATTTAGTTATATCAAAAATGAAACTGATAAACGTCCCGATCTGAAAGAAAAATTGAAAGACAATTGTTGTGATAGTTGTATTGCGTATTATAAAGCCAGTGCACGTATTAACGAAATAGAAAATAAAAGAAAACAACTGATCAGAGAGAATGAAAATTTTTTCTCTTTGAACAGAGTGATACCTAATCTGCCTCCGGCACCACCTGATACGATACCTGCTGCTCCTGCGTTAGAACAAAACACAAAAGTTACTCCTGTTAATACCGGTGCTACCTATTATACTATCAATATTACTGCCACAGGCTGGTACAATATTGATATATTGATGAAAGATTATAGTAATTGTGTACCCAGTGAATTGATGGTACATTTGCAGGGAAATTACTCGATAGATTTTAATGTTACCCTGATCATTCCATCGGTAAAAGCATTTATTAATGGAGGAAAATTAGGTGATGGTAAAGGATATGGTTTTGATGAGGCTGATGGCAGGATACCTTTACCACAGGGAGCAAATTGTATAGTGTTGGCATTTGCTGAAAATGATGGTAAGATAGTATATGGGAAGGCTGTTTTTAATGCACAAACCAAGCAAACAATAAATATTTCTATTTCAGCGATCACCAAAGATGAACTGAAAAAGGAGATCATGGCTTTGGGCTTGGATAATGTATCTGCCGATATCACAGATTCAAAGAATGCTGACAAAATAAGAGAAGCGGATAAAGAATTGAAAGAAATAGAAAGGCTTAAACCCAAGAACTGCGATTGTGGCATTACATTGGCTTCAACTATGCAAATGGATATGCCGGTGAAGGTGCCAACAGCAGGAAATTATTAA
- a CDS encoding endonuclease has translation MKKILHFVALFLTVLTFSAKSQVVITNTITPYTQDFNTLASTGATGSAMPSGWTFLETGSGSPNTTYGVDAGGASSGNTYSYGAASNSERALGSLTSGSLHSVYGVSFTNNTGSILTSITVTYVGEQWRLGANSGRLDTLNFQYSTDATSLSSGTWTDENNLDFTSPKTSGTVGALDGNAAGNKTAVTFTISGLNITNGTTFWFRWDDVDATGADDGLSIDDVAITFGSVATPACAEPAAQPTALLLTPSPTSISGSFTAPVTTPDQYLVVRSTSNSLSASPVDATTYTVGQSFGGGSVVFVGSATNFSDAGLSSSTLYYYFVFAFNSEDCLNGPNYLSTAPLTNNVSTLALPACTTPAASPTVLNLTPSNNTILGSFTASATANRYLIVRSTSSSLSVNPTNGTTYATNQTLGNGVVVDYTSNTSFVANGLTVGTKYYFYVFAANADCNGAPFYRTTTPLTGNTTTTNTATGIPAGYYNAATGLTCASLKTALKTIISANTTQLTYTPGVWNAINSIDKHRNDANTADIIWDIYTDNPTAAEVYTFTPITDQCGTYSKEGDCYNREHSFPREWFGGNVYPMYSDIHHIFPVDGWVNGKHDSNPYGEVTSPTFTSISNKSKLGPNTTGCYTGTVFEPVDAYKGDIARAQLYMITRYQDSMVKWKNNGLADAALNGTTYPSLDDWYIQLLLKWHHLDPVSQKEIDRNNAIYALQGNRNPFVDVPSFADDMFSCVTFSCIIPVKLIDFSAVKNTKNISLNWSANAEVGFKNYQVERSIDGANFYAIGNIPAQNLSNYSFEDNALTGANLIVYYRLKMIDIDGRASFSKIVSVRLDNTVKATLIYPNPARDVLTIKLLQNLKANSILTITDAIGRTIMQKNVTTTQNIIPLNIQTLAAGKYFVTIKNEGELIHQSFVKIK, from the coding sequence ATGAAAAAAATATTACATTTTGTTGCCTTGTTTTTGACAGTTTTGACATTTTCTGCAAAATCTCAAGTAGTTATAACAAATACGATTACTCCTTATACTCAAGACTTTAATACTTTGGCGAGCACCGGCGCAACGGGTAGTGCAATGCCTTCAGGGTGGACTTTTTTGGAAACAGGTAGTGGTAGCCCTAATACAACTTATGGGGTAGATGCCGGAGGTGCTTCTTCAGGGAACACATATAGCTATGGAGCAGCATCAAATTCAGAAAGAGCATTAGGCTCATTAACCTCAGGAAGTTTGCACTCAGTATATGGCGTTTCATTTACCAATAATACAGGTTCAATATTAACCTCCATTACTGTTACTTATGTAGGAGAACAATGGAGATTAGGTGCTAATAGCGGTCGTTTAGATACTTTGAATTTTCAATACAGTACTGATGCAACAAGTCTTTCATCCGGTACATGGACTGATGAAAATAATCTTGATTTTACATCGCCTAAAACCAGCGGTACCGTTGGTGCTTTGGATGGTAACGCTGCAGGAAACAAAACTGCTGTAACCTTTACCATATCAGGTTTAAATATTACTAACGGAACAACATTTTGGTTTAGATGGGATGATGTTGATGCTACAGGAGCAGATGATGGGCTTTCGATAGATGATGTGGCTATTACATTTGGCTCTGTTGCAACACCAGCTTGCGCTGAACCTGCTGCACAACCTACAGCATTATTACTTACTCCAAGTCCAACAAGTATTTCGGGGTCATTTACTGCACCAGTTACTACACCAGATCAATATCTCGTAGTGAGAAGCACCAGCAATTCTTTATCTGCTTCACCTGTTGATGCAACAACGTATACAGTAGGTCAATCGTTTGGGGGAGGCTCGGTTGTTTTTGTAGGGTCTGCCACGAATTTCAGCGATGCAGGATTATCATCAAGTACATTGTATTATTATTTTGTGTTTGCTTTTAATTCTGAGGATTGTCTGAACGGGCCTAATTATTTATCAACTGCTCCGTTAACCAATAATGTATCCACATTGGCTTTGCCTGCCTGCACTACGCCTGCGGCTTCTCCAACGGTGTTGAATCTTACTCCATCCAATAATACAATTTTAGGAAGTTTTACAGCTTCTGCTACAGCCAATAGATATTTGATTGTAAGAAGTACCAGTAGTTCTTTAAGCGTTAATCCGACAAATGGTACAACATATGCAACAAATCAAACGCTAGGCAATGGAGTGGTAGTAGACTATACTTCAAATACATCTTTTGTAGCGAATGGTTTAACAGTAGGAACCAAATATTATTTTTACGTTTTTGCTGCCAATGCAGATTGTAATGGTGCTCCTTTTTACAGAACCACAACCCCTTTAACTGGTAATACTACAACAACCAATACAGCTACTGGTATTCCTGCAGGTTATTATAATGCCGCAACTGGGTTAACATGCGCATCTTTAAAAACCGCTTTAAAAACGATCATTTCTGCCAACACTACACAATTAACATATACTCCCGGAGTTTGGAACGCCATTAATTCAATAGATAAGCACAGAAATGATGCTAATACTGCTGATATTATCTGGGATATTTATACTGATAATCCTACTGCTGCAGAAGTATATACTTTTACACCAATAACAGATCAGTGCGGAACATATAGTAAAGAAGGTGATTGTTATAACAGAGAACATAGTTTTCCGAGAGAATGGTTTGGTGGTAATGTATATCCTATGTATTCAGATATTCATCACATTTTTCCTGTTGATGGATGGGTAAATGGAAAGCATGATAGTAATCCTTATGGTGAAGTAACTTCTCCAACCTTTACATCTATTTCAAACAAAAGCAAATTAGGACCGAACACTACGGGTTGTTATACCGGTACTGTATTTGAGCCTGTTGATGCTTACAAAGGTGATATAGCCCGTGCTCAATTGTACATGATCACCCGTTATCAGGATTCGATGGTAAAATGGAAAAATAATGGCCTTGCAGACGCAGCATTAAATGGTACTACATATCCTTCTTTAGATGATTGGTATATTCAGTTGTTGCTTAAATGGCATCATTTGGATCCTGTAAGTCAAAAAGAAATTGACAGAAACAATGCGATCTACGCTTTACAAGGCAACAGAAATCCTTTTGTTGATGTTCCCAGTTTTGCAGACGATATGTTCTCATGCGTAACATTCTCGTGTATCATACCTGTTAAATTAATTGATTTTTCTGCAGTAAAAAATACCAAAAATATTTCATTGAACTGGTCAGCAAATGCAGAAGTTGGATTTAAAAATTACCAGGTGGAAAGAAGTATAGATGGTGCTAATTTTTATGCAATAGGTAATATTCCCGCCCAAAATTTAAGTAATTATTCTTTTGAAGACAATGCTTTAACCGGTGCAAATCTGATTGTTTACTACAGATTAAAAATGATCGATATTGATGGAAGAGCATCTTTTAGTAAGATCGTTTCTGTGAGATTGGATAATACAGTAAAAGCTACGCTGATATATCCTAATCCTGCAAGAGATGTATTAACGATCAAATTATTACAAAACTTAAAGGCAAATAGTATTTTAACTATCACAGATGCAATAGGTAGAACTATTATGCAGAAGAATGTTACAACAACACAAAATATTATTCCGTTGAACATACAAACTTTAGCAGCGGGCAAATATTTTGTTACTATAAAAAATGAGGGTGAATTGATTCATCAGTCATTTGTCAAAATTAAATAG
- the rpsT gene encoding 30S ribosomal protein S20, whose protein sequence is MANHSATKKDVRQSRKRNERNRYYGKTTRNAIRDIRAIDEKAAAADKLPGVASMIDKLAKRGTIHKNKAANLKRKLAKKVNALAK, encoded by the coding sequence ATGGCAAATCACTCAGCTACAAAAAAAGATGTCCGTCAAAGTCGTAAACGTAACGAGCGTAACCGTTATTACGGAAAGACTACTCGTAATGCAATACGTGATATCAGAGCAATTGATGAAAAAGCAGCTGCTGCAGATAAATTACCTGGAGTTGCTTCGATGATTGATAAATTAGCTAAAAGAGGAACTATTCACAAAAATAAAGCTGCTAATCTGAAAAGAAAGCTGGCTAAAAAAGTGAATGCTCTAGCAAAGTAA
- a CDS encoding paraquat-inducible protein A codes for MLKIDISAHFVVDLSLFNEKRSIISMLRSLWVGANYFPFCLIAFFGMIIPLLKSGVIFYILLDKKENINLYRYMTVISKWAMADVFAISILVAFFSANAMENINANLEPGFYFFSSYVLLSAIVTTLLGKIVGNQSPINS; via the coding sequence ATGCTAAAAATTGACATTTCGGCTCATTTTGTCGTAGATCTTTCTCTTTTTAATGAAAAAAGAAGTATTATAAGTATGCTCAGATCGCTTTGGGTAGGAGCTAATTACTTTCCTTTTTGCCTGATAGCATTCTTTGGTATGATTATCCCTCTTTTGAAATCGGGTGTTATTTTCTATATTTTATTGGATAAAAAGGAAAATATAAATCTTTATAGATATATGACCGTAATTAGCAAATGGGCTATGGCAGATGTATTTGCTATCAGTATATTAGTCGCCTTTTTCAGTGCAAATGCCATGGAAAATATAAATGCAAATTTGGAACCAGGCTTTTATTTTTTTTCATCATATGTTCTCCTCAGCGCAATCGTTACCACATTATTAGGTAAAATCGTCGGTAATCAATCACCAATCAACAGTTAA
- a CDS encoding 2-oxoglutarate dehydrogenase E1 component produces the protein MKDFQYITNAHPQYIENLYNDFVKDPETVDADLRKFFEGFDFAVSNTNGKTSAPATTNGTSVSISNLDKEFSVYQLIQAYRHKGHLIAQTNPIRERKDRMANLGLENFGLTNDLSTEFEAGKFVGLGKTSLQNIVAHLQKCYTAHLGIEFSAVNSRRKIDWIIDAVENKMQQSIPLEQKKRILQKLNEGVMFEKFLHTKYIGQKRFSLEGGETTIAALDAIINTASSNGVQEVVIGMAHRGRLNVLANIMGKTYEQIFSEFEGTATPDTTMGSGDVKYHLGFSSDVITDSGNKINLKLCPNPSHLEAVDPLVLGFARSKADVMYSSDYDKILPILIHGDASVAGQGIVYEVLQMSGLKGYYTGGTVHFVINNQIGFTTDFDDARTADYCTSAAAMVKAPVLHVNGDDPEAVVKAAQIATHYRQEFNSDIFIDMVCYRRHGHNEGDEPKFTQPQLYALIDKHLNPREVYTQYLMQNGEADAQALAKEMEKKFLADLQERLDEVKQNPLPYSYQKPELWWQSLRRATPADFEQSPDTAISEADFKLLFDKLMQWPADFKPLRKVEKLLQDKIKLFTDEQKIDWATGELMAYGSLLLDGKDVRMSGQDVQRGTFSHRHAVIQDENTNTPYNRLNHFSETQAPFRIFNSLLSEYAVLGFEYGYAMANPNALTIWEAQFGDFCNGAQTIIDQFIAAAETKWQRMNGVVMLLPHGYEGQGPEHSSARMERFLQMCAEMNMVITNITTAANFFHALRRQLTWQFRKPLINFSPKANLRHAGSYSKMNEFTSGGFKEVIDDEWVEDPAEVKKVLFCTGKVYFDLLEKQQKENRTDIAIIRLEQIYPLPQQKLDTLYSKYSKAIWHWVQEEPLNMGAATFLRMNVKNINFYIISRQPSAATATGYAKVHAKEQLEILNTAFSI, from the coding sequence ATGAAAGACTTTCAGTACATCACAAACGCTCACCCTCAGTATATAGAAAATCTTTATAATGATTTTGTAAAAGATCCCGAAACAGTAGATGCAGATCTGAGAAAATTTTTTGAAGGATTTGATTTTGCTGTAAGTAATACAAATGGAAAAACAAGTGCTCCTGCCACTACAAATGGCACTTCAGTATCGATATCAAATTTAGATAAAGAGTTTTCTGTGTATCAACTGATTCAAGCATACAGACACAAAGGACATCTTATCGCACAAACAAATCCTATTAGAGAGCGTAAAGACCGCATGGCAAATCTGGGACTTGAAAATTTCGGATTAACAAATGATCTGTCTACTGAATTTGAAGCAGGAAAATTTGTAGGCTTGGGTAAAACGAGTTTACAAAACATCGTTGCTCATTTACAAAAATGCTATACTGCTCATCTTGGAATAGAATTCAGTGCTGTAAATAGTCGTCGAAAAATTGACTGGATCATTGACGCTGTAGAAAACAAGATGCAGCAGTCTATTCCTCTGGAACAGAAAAAAAGGATCTTACAAAAATTAAATGAAGGGGTGATGTTTGAAAAATTCCTTCATACAAAATATATCGGCCAGAAAAGGTTTTCATTAGAAGGAGGCGAAACAACAATTGCAGCATTAGACGCTATCATTAATACAGCTTCTTCTAACGGTGTTCAGGAGGTAGTTATTGGTATGGCTCACAGAGGCAGATTAAATGTACTGGCAAATATCATGGGTAAAACCTATGAACAGATCTTTAGCGAATTTGAAGGAACCGCTACCCCGGATACAACAATGGGAAGTGGTGATGTAAAATACCATTTAGGATTTAGTAGTGATGTAATTACCGATTCGGGGAATAAAATAAATTTAAAACTTTGTCCAAATCCATCGCATTTAGAAGCCGTTGACCCGCTGGTGCTGGGGTTTGCCCGCAGTAAGGCAGATGTAATGTACAGCAGTGATTACGATAAAATATTGCCTATTCTTATACATGGCGATGCTTCTGTAGCCGGACAAGGTATTGTATATGAAGTTTTACAAATGAGTGGGTTAAAAGGATACTATACCGGCGGTACTGTTCACTTTGTGATCAACAATCAAATTGGTTTTACTACAGATTTTGATGATGCCCGTACTGCTGACTATTGTACATCTGCTGCCGCCATGGTGAAGGCTCCTGTATTACATGTTAATGGAGATGATCCTGAAGCTGTAGTCAAGGCTGCTCAAATTGCTACACACTATCGCCAGGAATTCAACAGTGATATTTTCATCGATATGGTTTGCTATCGCAGACATGGGCATAACGAAGGTGATGAGCCAAAATTCACTCAGCCACAATTGTATGCACTTATTGACAAACACCTTAACCCTAGAGAAGTATATACGCAATACCTGATGCAGAACGGTGAAGCGGATGCTCAAGCCTTAGCGAAGGAGATGGAAAAGAAGTTTCTTGCAGACTTACAGGAACGATTAGACGAAGTGAAACAAAACCCTCTTCCTTATTCCTATCAAAAGCCTGAATTGTGGTGGCAAAGTTTACGGAGAGCAACTCCGGCAGATTTTGAACAATCCCCTGATACAGCTATTAGCGAAGCAGATTTCAAATTATTGTTTGATAAATTAATGCAGTGGCCGGCAGATTTTAAACCTTTACGTAAAGTAGAAAAATTATTGCAGGATAAGATCAAACTATTTACTGATGAGCAAAAAATAGATTGGGCAACTGGAGAGTTAATGGCATATGGAAGTTTGCTTCTAGATGGAAAAGATGTACGTATGAGCGGCCAGGATGTACAAAGAGGCACTTTTAGCCACCGTCATGCAGTGATACAAGACGAAAATACTAATACTCCCTATAACAGATTAAATCATTTTTCAGAGACGCAAGCTCCTTTCAGGATATTTAATTCACTTCTGAGTGAATATGCTGTTCTGGGCTTTGAATATGGATATGCAATGGCCAATCCAAATGCATTGACCATCTGGGAAGCTCAATTTGGTGACTTCTGTAATGGCGCACAAACTATCATTGATCAGTTCATTGCTGCTGCAGAAACCAAATGGCAAAGAATGAATGGTGTTGTAATGTTATTACCTCATGGATATGAAGGACAAGGACCGGAACATAGCAGTGCAAGGATGGAGCGTTTTTTACAAATGTGTGCTGAAATGAATATGGTTATTACCAACATTACCACAGCGGCAAACTTTTTCCATGCACTAAGAAGACAGTTGACCTGGCAATTTAGAAAACCCTTGATCAATTTTTCTCCAAAAGCCAATCTTCGCCACGCCGGTAGTTACAGTAAAATGAATGAATTTACTTCTGGTGGGTTTAAGGAAGTAATTGATGATGAATGGGTAGAGGATCCTGCAGAAGTAAAAAAAGTTCTATTCTGTACTGGTAAAGTTTATTTTGACTTATTGGAAAAACAACAAAAAGAAAACAGAACTGATATCGCCATCATTCGCCTGGAACAGATCTATCCTTTACCACAACAAAAATTAGACACCCTCTACAGCAAATACAGTAAAGCTATTTGGCATTGGGTACAGGAAGAGCCATTGAATATGGGAGCTGCTACATTTTTAAGAATGAATGTTAAGAATATTAATTTCTATATCATTAGCAGACAACCAAGTGCTGCTACCGCCACAGGGTATGCGAAAGTGCATGCAAAAGAGCAGTTGGAGATTTTAAACACAGCCTTTAGTATTTAA
- a CDS encoding T9SS type A sorting domain-containing protein, which yields MKKIFISTLSLVLLASVSFAQKFSTKVTKSLAGDAITFSIVPDADVTTDFSVVEFFIKYPIASPQATYGTIAVNTTNFPGMTIAGALGEWFIEKDNAAYTIPGYHVDHLVYTAPAAVTTSRLYSAGTVYDMITIPISGVTLDDNFRVVHQDSEASFYVALSSGGGADLRPASLNSMFVNTLTEGGPDGSTIYYTNIPFITPVKFTTFSASRKDNNASLLWQITNEDVNVASYEVERSDNGVSFTKVATVAPKNNGSTSNSYNILDNLSTVKNAGIVYYRIKQIDKDGRLTYSDIRSVRISASGIAIGVYPNPVKNTANLTLDLTEDAPVTINVTDITGKEVKRLSMNALKGLNVKSVDMSSFASGSYLIKVQAGADVKTLSVVKAN from the coding sequence ATGAAAAAAATATTTATATCAACTCTTTCTCTTGTTCTCTTGGCTAGTGTGTCTTTTGCACAGAAATTCTCTACCAAAGTCACTAAAAGTTTGGCAGGAGATGCTATAACATTTTCCATCGTTCCTGATGCTGATGTTACTACAGATTTTTCTGTTGTTGAGTTTTTTATTAAATACCCTATAGCATCACCACAAGCTACTTACGGAACTATAGCAGTAAATACTACTAACTTCCCAGGGATGACTATTGCTGGTGCTTTAGGAGAGTGGTTCATTGAAAAAGATAATGCGGCATACACAATACCTGGATATCATGTTGACCATCTTGTTTATACTGCTCCGGCGGCTGTTACTACCTCTCGTTTGTATTCTGCAGGTACTGTATATGATATGATCACTATTCCTATCAGCGGCGTTACTTTAGATGATAATTTCAGAGTTGTACACCAAGATTCTGAAGCTAGTTTTTATGTGGCTTTAAGTAGTGGTGGTGGAGCCGATTTACGTCCGGCCTCTTTAAATAGCATGTTCGTTAATACATTGACAGAAGGCGGTCCTGATGGTTCAACTATCTATTACACTAATATTCCTTTTATTACTCCTGTTAAATTTACCACTTTTTCTGCTTCAAGAAAAGATAACAATGCGTCTCTTTTATGGCAAATAACCAATGAAGACGTAAATGTTGCTTCTTATGAAGTTGAGAGAAGTGATAATGGCGTTAGCTTTACAAAAGTGGCTACTGTTGCACCTAAAAACAATGGCTCTACCAGCAATTCTTACAACATCCTTGATAATTTATCTACTGTTAAAAATGCAGGTATAGTTTACTACCGTATCAAACAAATCGATAAAGATGGCAGATTGACTTATTCTGATATCAGAAGTGTTCGTATCAGTGCTAGTGGTATTGCGATAGGCGTTTATCCTAACCCAGTTAAAAACACAGCTAATCTTACTTTAGATCTTACAGAAGATGCTCCTGTGACAATTAATGTTACTGACATTACTGGTAAAGAAGTTAAACGTTTAAGCATGAATGCGTTGAAAGGATTAAATGTTAAATCTGTTGATATGAGTTCTTTCGCTTCTGGCAGCTACTTAATTAAAGTACAAGCCGGAGCTGATGTGAAAACTTTATCAGTTGTAAAAGCTAATTAA
- the odhB gene encoding 2-oxoglutarate dehydrogenase complex dihydrolipoyllysine-residue succinyltransferase, which yields MAIEIKVPTVGESITEVTLVKWIKNDGDWVERDEVIAELESEKATFEINAEQGGILKTVAKEGDTLKIGDLACTIDTETQKPEGITTPEPVKTVAAPAPSATNEPIPADVKASPVAAAIISDKKLDPKKVTPSGSNGKIVKQDVLDALNNPGRKPGTELFTRNNKTEKMSNLRKTISRRLVEAKNTTAMLTTFNEVDMSAIMEIRAKNKDKFKETHGVNLGFMSFFTKACCFALQEWPAVNAMIDGESITYHDYCDISIAVSAPKGLVVPVIRNAESMSMAEIEKKVVELAGKAKDNKLTIEEMSGGTFTITNGGVFGSLMSTPIINIPQSAILGMHKIQERPMVVNGQVVVKPMMYLALSYDHRIIDGRESVSFLVRVKELLENPSLLLFGKDPVKSLLEL from the coding sequence ATGGCAATAGAAATAAAAGTTCCAACAGTTGGCGAAAGTATTACAGAAGTTACTCTTGTAAAATGGATCAAAAACGACGGGGATTGGGTAGAAAGAGACGAGGTAATTGCTGAATTAGAAAGTGAAAAAGCCACATTTGAGATCAATGCAGAACAAGGCGGTATTTTAAAAACTGTTGCGAAAGAGGGAGACACCTTGAAAATAGGAGATTTAGCCTGCACTATCGATACAGAAACTCAAAAACCTGAAGGCATCACTACACCTGAACCTGTAAAAACTGTAGCTGCTCCTGCGCCTTCCGCAACTAATGAGCCAATACCTGCAGATGTTAAAGCTTCGCCTGTCGCTGCCGCTATTATTTCTGATAAAAAATTAGACCCTAAAAAAGTTACCCCTAGCGGAAGTAATGGAAAAATAGTTAAGCAAGATGTTCTTGATGCCTTAAATAATCCAGGGAGAAAACCCGGCACAGAGTTGTTTACAAGAAACAACAAAACTGAGAAAATGAGCAACCTGCGTAAAACGATCAGTCGTCGTTTGGTTGAAGCTAAGAACACTACAGCGATGCTGACTACTTTTAATGAAGTAGACATGAGCGCCATTATGGAAATAAGAGCAAAGAATAAAGATAAATTTAAAGAAACACATGGCGTTAACCTTGGTTTCATGAGTTTCTTTACAAAAGCATGTTGCTTCGCTTTGCAGGAATGGCCGGCTGTTAATGCAATGATAGACGGAGAAAGTATCACCTATCATGACTATTGTGATATATCCATTGCCGTGAGTGCTCCAAAAGGATTGGTTGTGCCGGTAATCAGAAATGCAGAAAGTATGAGTATGGCTGAAATAGAAAAGAAAGTGGTAGAACTTGCAGGTAAAGCAAAGGACAATAAATTAACTATTGAAGAAATGAGTGGGGGCACATTCACAATCACGAACGGTGGCGTTTTTGGATCACTGATGAGTACGCCGATCATTAATATTCCTCAGTCAGCTATTTTAGGAATGCACAAAATACAGGAAAGACCAATGGTGGTAAATGGGCAGGTAGTAGTAAAACCAATGATGTACCTTGCTTTAAGTTATGATCACCGGATTATTGACGGTAGAGAGTCTGTTAGTTTTTTAGTACGTGTAAAAGAATTACTCGAAAACCCTTCTTTACTTTTATTTGGTAAAGATCCTGTAAAAAGTTTATTGGAGTTATAA